The DNA region CCTCAGTAATACGTTCAATGATTTCTTTGAAAATGCTTGCATTTTTCTTCAACAGATCAATTCGTGTCTCACCCGGTTTCTGGGAAGCACCCGCCGTAATGATGATGATATCTGCGTCCTTGCAATCCGAATAATCGCCTGCCCATACTTTCACGCCTCCGGTAAATGGAAGACCGTGGTTCATATCCAGCATTTCGCCGGTAGCCTTATCATGATTCACATCCACAAATACCAACTCGGACGAACGCTGTCTTAACATCAGCGTGTATCCCGTTGTTGTTCCTACCGCACCCATGCCTACAATAACGACACGACTTGGTTTGAGCGCTGCACTGTTTACCATTTTCATATCCTCTCCTTTTTGGGGTATACTTCCATCCATATTAAGGGATACGTGTCCGAAAAGCGAGCGAAGTCTATAAACTTTTTCACATTCCCTGTCTATTTGCGGAATATTTCGTCGAAAACAGGGTTTTGATTCATAGAGAAAATAAACGCTGCAAGCAGATCGCTTCCTACTTCCAGGGTGGAGAGGAGCCTTTTCGACATGGTTTGTGTTAGAATAGGAGCAGTGGATTCAGATGAATCGTAAATACAACTTGAATGGACAGGCATGCGCGCCTGCTTATTGGATGAGAGAGGTGGAAACCACTTGCGTTCGCAATGGATCAAAATCGCGCAGACAGCATTGCTGTCTATCGGTATAGCCGCTTTGCTGGCAGCTTGTACGGATTCAGGACCGACACCGGTAGCAAAGCCGCCGCAGGAGCAAGAAGATAGCGGGAATGTGGGCCAGACATTAACAGTGGTTCCCCCCGCAAACAGTACACAATCTGCAGATACTGCCAAATATCAAATTCAGACCCGGTTAACCGATTTTCAGCTGCTTAATGGGAATGGTGGATTAGCCTGGGGAGTGACGCGAAACGCCTTGCGTCTGTATTACACTCAGGATCAGGGAAGCACTTGGACCAACATTTCTCCATCGGAGAATGTACAGTTCCCGGCGAATCCGCAATACGGACAAAGCATTTATTTTGTAGATAGTACACATGGATGGATCGTTCGTGAAGGGATGGGCGGAACGGATACGATGGTCCTCCGCACGAACAACGGGGGAGTGAGTTGGAGCTTATCTTCTTTGTCGAAGACCGATAAGGTGACCGCCATAACATTCGTATCTCCTGAGAAAGGTTGGATACTGACCACGGCCGATACTTCCATTGGCAAACAGGATAAGAAATTGTATCTGACCGAGGATGGTGGCATTACCTGGAATGAGATGTCATCGAGTGATGTGGAGGGCAAGCCGGCCACGACGGAGATCCCAACAGGGGGATATACTACAGGCCTGACCTTTTCGGATTCAAACCACGGGTTCCTGACAGCGCTGGAGTTCGGTACACCAAAACTGTATGTCACAACGGATGGCGGCGAACATTGGAAGTCGGGACCGTCTTTCTTTGACCGAAACAAATTTAACGGATGTGGCAATTTTAATATCAGCTCGCCACAATTTTTTGGAAGAGAGGCTCAGGGAGCCTGGATGTCCATGTCATGTTCTCAAGGAGAAAGCACGAAATTTAATGGCTTCTTTACAACAAATGGTGGACAGAACTGGACTCTGTCAACGTTCAGTCTGAACAAACAAACCGGCATTAATCGTAATCTGGCTCCTTCATTCCTGAACCCCTTAGAAGGTTGGGCCATGCAAAATGGAAAAACCTATTATACCAAGGATGCCGGTAAAACATGGAAGGCACTTCCTGTGAGTAAAGTATTGGAAAGCATTCATAAAGACTACCCGGAAATTGTTAAGCTTCAGATGGTTTCCTCGAAGTTAGGCTGGATTTTAGTGGAAAATACGGATGCCAAACGATCACTCTTACTCCAAACCGTAGACGGTGGGGTACACTGGAAAGTACTATAATGCGGTGGAATTGAAGAGCTTAAGAAGAGGAACCTGCGGGTTTCTTTTCTTTCGAACTATTTTGTGAAATAAATCACAATAAATCACTTCAAAAGATGTTATATTGAATTCAAGAAGAGATGGGAGTGATGAACATGAGAACGAATGAACAAGCTCAATTCACGCAGGCGGACGAGTTAACCAGATACATGCTTCAATTATGCTATACATGTGACGATGCCAACCGTTGTACAACCGAGGAAGAGGTCAAAGCTTGCATGGCCAAACATGCACAGGCTAACGAGACGGAGCAGGTTGAGGGTGGAGAAGTAACACGCGGGTTCATGGACCTGATGTACGCTTAAACTTATAAGAAGAGTGTAAAGCATACAGTGATCTGAATATTGAAGATAAG from Paenibacillus sp. JNUCC-31 includes:
- a CDS encoding WD40/YVTN/BNR-like repeat-containing protein; translation: MRSQWIKIAQTALLSIGIAALLAACTDSGPTPVAKPPQEQEDSGNVGQTLTVVPPANSTQSADTAKYQIQTRLTDFQLLNGNGGLAWGVTRNALRLYYTQDQGSTWTNISPSENVQFPANPQYGQSIYFVDSTHGWIVREGMGGTDTMVLRTNNGGVSWSLSSLSKTDKVTAITFVSPEKGWILTTADTSIGKQDKKLYLTEDGGITWNEMSSSDVEGKPATTEIPTGGYTTGLTFSDSNHGFLTALEFGTPKLYVTTDGGEHWKSGPSFFDRNKFNGCGNFNISSPQFFGREAQGAWMSMSCSQGESTKFNGFFTTNGGQNWTLSTFSLNKQTGINRNLAPSFLNPLEGWAMQNGKTYYTKDAGKTWKALPVSKVLESIHKDYPEIVKLQMVSSKLGWILVENTDAKRSLLLQTVDGGVHWKVL